The DNA segment ACCGTGCACCTCGCTTCGCTCCGCCATGAGGCGCTGGTATTCACGGCGCGCCGCAGGATCGACGTAGACGTGCACCGAGATGTCGCGCACGCATTGCAGCAACTCGGCGGTGGAGGTGTAGCCGTACATCTTTGCCAAGGCGGGATTGACGAGGAGATAGCGGCCTTCGGGGGTGGACTGGAAAATGCCTTCGACTGCGTTCTGAACGATGCTGTGAAAACGCTCGAGAGACGAGGGGAGGGGTGGAACCGACTCGGCCATTTCCCAGGTTTCAGGTGCCAGCATCTGCATTCCGGATACTCCGCACGCGACGTGCCATGATCGGCCGGCGCTTCGGTAGGACGGGGGTATTAGGCCGCCTGACGGGCGAGGCCAGTGCCGCTGCCGCCGCAGTCACGAGTATCTGGACATTATCGCGGCGAGTATCCGGACATTATTCCGAGTTTCTGGACATTATCCTGTTAGTCATTGCTGTTAAGCAGTTAATAATTGCAGCCATCGGTGCCCTCTTGTCCTGTGTGGGTGCCCTTCGGGGCATCGCGGGCCTGCGATCTGGGACGACGGCGGCCTTGAAGTCGGCGGGTTCAAAGACCGTGCTTCTGCAAAATCCTGGCCGCGAGCCGCAGGACTCGGCGCGGAGCGGCGTGTATCTGTTCGAAGACTCTCCCCATGAATCGATCGATCCTCCTCGTCCTCGTTTCCAGCGTGAACCGGCTCGCGGTATCGATCACCCGAGCAGGGCAGCCAGCTCGGGCTCGATGGTCGCGCGGAGCAGCTCCTGGAGCTCTGGTTGCATGAACTCGTAGTGGTCGGGAATATCGAGGACCGCGACGGGCGGGAGCGCGGCGTCGGGAAACTGCTCGCGGAGTCGGCGGAGGTGTTCGCGCTCCATCACCATGACGGCGTCGGCCCAGTCCAGGTCCGCCGCGGTGAGTCGGCGGCGGGAGCCTTCGCGCAGGCCGGCGGAGCGGACCTCGAGTCGCGCATCCTGGCGGTAAAGCTGTTCGGCCGTCGCGCTGCGCCGACGGTTCAGCGCGCAGATGAAAAGGACGCGCAGCCGGGGCGCACTCACCACAGCGGGACGAGTTCCTCCTGGCGGACCCAGCCGGTCTGGCCGTTGGAGAATACCAGGCGCTTCCAACCGACGAACTCGCGATCCACGCGGGCGACGCTGCCGGCGGGAAGCGCGGAAGTTTTCTGGGTGGTGTCGGCTTCGGTTGGAATGGAACGCAGGGTGGTGGTCTCCCAGGTGATGACCGCGTCGGCGTGGGCGGTCTCGCCGTAGACGCGGAGGCCGAAGAGGGCGACGAGCGCGAGGACGATAGCTGCCGCGCCGGCGCCGCTGGCGGTCCAGAACAGCGCCCGGCGTCGTGGTCCGTACGCGTTGACGAGCATGAGGCCGAGCGCGAGCGCGTCGATGCCGGCGGCGACGATGAGCCAGCGCTGCCAGCCGGCGGGGCCGGCGAGGGTGGCGATGGCGTGCGTGGGGCCGTCCTTGAGCAGCGGCATCAGCGGGTCGGGCGCGAAGCCGGCCTTGCCTGCAGTGTAGGCAAAATTCCACCGCACCGCGGGATCGTTGGGATGCTGGACCAGCGCGGCGACCGCATGGGCGGCGGCGGGGCCGGCCTTGTCCTGCTGCGTGAGGGCCAGCGAGAGGTTGTGGTGCGCGATCCAGTCGGTGGAGTTCTGCGCCAGGGCGGCGCGCCAGCCCTCCTCGGCGGCGGCAAAGTTGCCGGCGCGGTAGCTGGCCTCGGGCGCCAGCGCCGGAACGGCGAAGGCCGTCAACGGGAGCAGCGCGGCGACGGCCAGCGCGGCCGCGAAGGGCAGCAGGTTCCGCGGCAGGAACAGGCGGTGCGGCTGGAAGCTCGGGATGCGTTTCGCCTCCAGGGCCGCCTCGGCGCGGGCTACCCAGTCAGCCGGAAGTTCCGGCCGCGGGCCGTAGAGCGCGCGATCCGCCTCGCGCCAGAGTGTCGCCCACGCGGCACCATCGGTTGGCGAATTGGACCCACCCCGGGCGTCGTTCGTGGCGGCGGCGAGCACCCAGGTGGCAGGCGCGGCGTGCGCCACGCCCCAGAGCGTCGCGGAGTCGCGCTGCCATGCGCGCAGCTGTTCCGGCGCGGGCGTGCCGGCCGACGCCTGCATCTGCGTGAGCAGGCCCGTCAGGCGGGCATGGGCCTCACGGCGCGGGCGAATCGGATCCGTGCGCAGCGCGCGCCGCCAGGCAAGGGCCAGCCACAGCAGCAGCACGCCGCCGAACGGGGCAATCAGCCAGGCGAGGAGCGGGCGGAGGGCGAGCGGGCGCGGGGCGTCGCCGCGGCCGGCGAGCGCGTCGCGCGGAATGCTCCCGGGCAGGCCCGGGGCGCGTGGGGCCGGAGCAGCGGGCGCGGCGCTTACGCCGGCCGTGGCGTTCGGGCTGCCGACGGTAGCGCCAACCATGGATACGGTCATGGGCGGCTTGATCGTGATCGTGGTGCGCTCGGTCTGGATCGTCTCGTAGCGGCCGGCTTTCGGGTCGAAGTAGGCAAACGTCACCGGGCCCAGCGTGTAGCGGCCGGCCTTGGTCGGCACGAGGACGACGTCCTCGGTGAGCGTGGCTTCGAAGAGCTTGCCCTCGGCGGTGGTGCGCTTGGCCTTCGGCTGGACGACCTCGAAGTCCTTGGCCACCTCGCGGGAGGGGAGCGCGTTGATCTCGGGCCAGTTGCCGGTGCCGGTGAGCTCGAGCGTCCAGGTGACGGGTTCGCCGACGCTCGCGTCGGCGGGGACCACCTTCGACGTGAGCTTGAATTGGCCGACCGCGCCAGTGAAGCCGGGCGGCGCCGCGGGCAGGGGGCGAACCTCGAGGACGGGCTGGTCGGACGTGATGGAGACCGGCTCCATACGGGCTTGGGAGAAGAGGCCAAAACCGACGGCGCCGGTCTGCACCTGCACGACCTGGTGCACGGCGTCGAGGGTTACGGACGGGGTCGACTTCGCGTACGCGCGCGTGCTCGTGGTGGCGACGATGTGGCGCTGGCCGTCGATGACGGTTTCGGCGCCGGTGGGATTGGACCAGGCCTCGGCCACGAGGGGCGCGGCGTTCCAGTCGAAGGTGAAGCGGCCAAACTGCGGGTTGTTGCGACTGGCGGCGGTGAGCCGGTACGTCAGCCCGAAGACCTCGCCGGCCCAGACGGTGGTGCGCTCGGGAATCAGTTTCGAGGTCGCGACGGAGTCGGCGCTGACCGTCGGGGCGGCGCCATTGAACGCGGCGACGCGGAGCGCGCCCTTGTTGGTCTTCACCGTGAAGGCGGGAATCTGCAGCGGGCCGGCGCGGCGGGCCTGGACCAGGTAGCCGAGGATCACCGAGCGGGTGACGCTCATGTTCACCATGTTCACGGTCGTGGAGCGGTCGTTGAGCGTGAGCGTCGCATTGGGGATGGCGGGCAGGACGGGGTCGCCGTCCGGCTCGCAGTCCTCGAACACGAGCAACACCGCGCTGCCGTCGCCGTTTTCCCAGCGCACGCTCTGCGCGCGGAGGAGGGTGGCGGCGGCCAGGGTGAGGAAGACGAAGGCGAAACGAACGAGACGCATGGGCATTACCAGTCTTTCTTGGGCTTCTTCTGATCGCGGCGCTCAGGCGCCTGCATCAGTTGGAAGAGCTCGGCGGGGGAGTCCTGATTCTTGAGCTGTTCGAGTTTCTCCAGGGGCACGGCCATGTTCGGATCCTGCTGCTCGGGCGTGGGCCGCTTCTCCGGTGCGCCGCCGACTTTCTGGGTGTCCTTGGACGGCGGCGGAGGAGGAGGTGGCTGCTTCATGTCGCCGAAAGCGGGCGGCTGATCCTTGGGCGGCGTGTCGGGCTTGGAATTCTGCGGCGAGGGGGAGCTGTCGTTCTTTTGTTCGTCGGGCTTCTGCTCCGGTGGCTGCTTTTGCTCCTGGTTTTGCTGCTGGGGGTCCTGCTTGGGCGGCTGGTCCTGCTGGGAAGGATTCTGCTTCGACTGATCCTGGTTCTGTTGCTGCTGCTTTTGCTGTTGTTGCTTCTGCTGCTCCGGCGGCGGCTTCTGGTCCGGGCGCTGGAGCAGCGCCTCGAGTTGCTCGCGGAGCTTGTCCCAGTCCGTGACCTTCGGGTCGAGCGCGCGACCGAGTTCGACGGCCCGCAGCGCGTCATTGACCGGCCCGGCGGGAACCTGGCCCTGGCTGGATTGAAGCTGGGTGCCCCAGGAAACCGTCGCGCCGGCCATGTCGGCCCAATCCCGCGCACTCTGGCGGTCGGCCGTGGCGAGTCGGCCCACGATTTTCGCGAGGGCGGGCGGCTCGGCGGAACCTTTGCCGGCCGGCGACGCAGGCGGGGGCGGCGGCGCAATTTTCACCTGGGCGGTCACACGCGATGCGGTGCCGAGGGCCAGCCCGAGTCCGAGCAGCAGGAGCGCGGCGCCGGCGGCCGGGCCGGGCGCAGCACGCTTGCGGGCGGCGTCGCCGTCGGGCGGCGTGCCGCGCAGGCTGATCTCGCGCGGCCGGGGGCGGACAGGAAACTCGTAGTAGAAGCTCACGAGGAAGCACCACAGCGCGAAGGCGAGGGGCCACTGGAAGCGGTCGACGAGCCGCACGGTCTTCATCTCGGTGAACGCGCCCTTGCGGCCGGCGTTCACGGTCTCCTCCACGAGATTGGCCAGGTCGACCCACGCGCTCGCGTCGCGGTACTGGCCGCCGGTCGCCTGCGCGAGTTGCTGGAGCGTGTCGCTCTCGAGCCGGGAGAGGACGACCGCCCCACGATCATCCTTCACGAAGCCGCCGGAGCCGTCGGGGATCATCGAGCCGCCGGGCGTACCCACCCCGAGGCCGATGACGCGCACACCCTTCTTCTTGAGCGTCTCGACGCGCGCCTGCCACGCGGAGTCCAGGGCCTCGCCATCGCTTAGAATGATCAGGAATCGGTCCGCGGCGCCGCTGCCGCCGAAGGCGTCCAGGGTCGTGTCGATGAGCGCCGTGTAGTTGGTGCCGCCCTCGGGGAGAAACTCGGGTTTCAGCGCGGGCAGAAACTCCCGCAGGATCTCGTAGTCGGCGCTCAGCGGGCTTTGCAGGAAGGCGGTGCCGGAGAAGACCACCAGCCCGACGCGCTCGCCCTTGAGTTTCTCGAGGAGGGCCTGAATGAGCAGCTTGCTGCGCTCGAGGCGGGACGGCTTCACGTCGGGCGCGAGCATCGAGCGCGACAGGTCGAGCGCCAGGATGATCTCGCGCGACTGGTCGAGCATGGGCTCCTCGATGCGGCCCCATTGCGGGCGGGCGATCGCGACGATGGCGAACGCGAGGCCGAGCAGGAGCCAGGGCCGCAACCGCTGCCGGCTGGCTACGCCGGGATCGGAGACCAGATCCAGCGCGTGCGTGCCGACCTCCGCGCGCAGGATTTTCGGGTGCAGCGCCGCAGCCGTGAGCCGGCGACGACGGCCGAGCTCCCAGGCGAGCATCGCGACCGGGAGCAGCAGGAGCCAAAGCAACTGAGGCCAGGCAAAACTCATGGCGACACGGGGCGCGGGGCGGACCGGGGCGGCGTTGCGGTGATGGAGAAGGAGCAGGGCACGGTGTCCTTGAAAAACGGTTACGCGGGTTACGCCAGCGCCTCCCGGCGCCAGCCGGGCCACGTCGCGAGGGCGGCGGCGAGCAGGGCCGCGAGGCCGGGAATGGCCAGCCACCAGAAGAGTTCGGTGGTGACGAGGTAGCTCTTGGACTGAAACTCGATCTTCTTGGCGCGATCGATCGCGGCGAACGCCTTCTCGACCGTGTCCTTGTCCTCCGCGCGGAAGAAGTGCCCGCCGGTGTCTTCCGCGATCTGCTTGAGCAGTGTCGGATCGACCTCGCGGGAGAAGCGCTGCGTGTAGCGCGTGGTGCCGCGGATATCGACTGGCACCCAGACGTATCCGTCGCGACCGACTGCGATCGTGTAGATCGGGATGTTCTTGCTGGCCGCGATCCGGGCCGCCTCGCGCGGCGGCAACGTGCTCAAGGGCGTTCCCGTCTCGGGATCGGTGCTCTCGGCGCCGTCGGTGAGCAGCACGATGAACGCGCCCATGCGGTGGCCGCCGGAGATGCGCTGCTCCTGTTCCATGCGGTTGAGCGTGGTGCCGAGGCCGTCGCCGATGACGGTGCCCTCGGCGTCGACCATGCCGACCTTCACACGGGCGAGCTGGCGGGAGATCCACTCGTGGTCGAACGTGAGCGGGGCGACGGTGTAGGCGCGCCGGCCAAAGAGCACGAGGCCGATGCGGTCATGCGGCCGGCGGTCAATGAAGCCCTGGATGATGGGCTTAATCACCTGCAGCCGATTGGGATACTCGCCGGGTCGCGGGCCTTCCTCCCACAGCATCGAGCCGGAGACGTCGACGCAGAGCATGATGTCGTAGCCTTCGGAGCGCGTTTCGCGCTTGTCCTCGACGCGCTGCGGCCGGGCGAGCGCGCCGATCAGCAGGACGAGCCCGGTGAAGCCCAGCGCCATGGGCCAGCGCGCCGGCGCGGTGAGGGATTTCCGGTGCCACGCGGCGGCGAACGGCACCAGCAGCACCGGCAGGTGGCGGCGGCCGCGCAGCCATGCCAGCAGCGGCAGGGCGAGCAGGGCGAGGAGCCAAAGCGGATCGTGAAAGACGAGCGTCATCGGGTGGCTTGCGTCGGGCGCGCTTAGTGGCGGGCCGCGACCATGCGCGCGTGGAAGAACCGCACGAGCGCGTCGAGGCGGTTCTGGTCGGTGCCGACGACGAGCCGGCCGAGCGGGTCGGGGAACAGCGCGTGCCAGTGTTCGTCGCGTTGCGCGCGCCAGGCGGCGTGCGCGGCGCGCTCCGCGGCGCTGCCCTCGAGTGTGACGAGCCGGCGGGCGGTCGGATCGTAGGCGGCGAAGGCCTGGCCGGGCGGCAGCCCGCGATCCCAGGGATCGTCCACGCGGAACCCCATGGTCTGATAACGGCGTTGCAGCAGGAGCCAGCCGTCGGGCTTGGGCCGCGGCGGGAAGTCGCCGAGCCAGATCAGAATGCTGTGCTTCGGCGCGGCGCGCGCGAGGAAGCGCCACGGCAGCTCGAGCGGCGCATCGGTGAGGGGCGGCTCGGGTCGCGCCAGCAGCGTGGCCGCCGCGTGCAGGATCTGGCCGCGGCCGCGGACGGGTTCGCGATAGACGTGGCCGCCGGGCGTGGCATGGACGAAGCCGACGCGGTCGCGGTTGACGGCGCCGAGGAGCATGACGAGCCCCGCGAGTTCCAGCAGGGCCTCGCGCTTCGATTGCGCGCCTGAACCGAAACGCAGGGAGGGCGAGTCCTCGAACACGATCAGGACGGTCACCTCGCGCTCCTCGACGAACTTCTTGCGGTACGGCTCGCCGAGCCGTGCGGTGACGTTCCAGTCGATGTCGCGAACGTCGTCGCCGAACTCGTACTTCACGACCTGATCGAACTCCATGCCGCGGCCGCGGAACGCCGAGCGGTACTCGCCGCTGAGCACGTTCTCGACCGCATGCCGCACGCGCCACTCCAGCTGGCGCAGGAGCGCCAGCGGGTTCTCAAGCTTGGGATCGCGAGGAGGGGTGGGCATGGCAGAAAACCGGCAACTCAAGCCGGCACGGCGCGCGGAGCGCGGAGGCGGGAGTCGCGGGCGAAGCGCGTCAGGCTTTGCCTCCCGCCGGGACCGGGGTGCGTTCGAGCACCTGGGCGACGATCTGGTCGGTCGCGATGTCCTCCGCCTCGGCCTCGTAGCTGAGGCCAATGCGGTGCCGCAGCACGTCGGGCGCGAGCTCCTGGACGAGGTCGGGAGAGACGAATTCCTGCCCGCGCAGCCAGGCGAGGGCGCGGCCGGCCTGGTAGAGCGCGAGGGAGGCGCGCGGCGAGGCGCCGAAGTTGAGGTAACGTTTCGCCTGGCCCTCCTTCTCGGCGAGGGTGCGCGTGCCGCGGACCAGGGCCAGGATATAGCCCTGGACGGCGGGGGCGACGTGGATGCGGTCGACGTCGGCGCGCAGCGAGAGCAGTTCGGCGCCGCTGGAGACGGCGCTCAGTTGCGGTTGCTGGGTAACCTGGCCCCAGCGCTGCATCATCGAGGCCTCTTCCTCGGCGGTCGGGTAGTCGACGATCAGCTTGAAAAGAAAACG comes from the Opitutus sp. ER46 genome and includes:
- a CDS encoding protein-tyrosine-phosphatase; its protein translation is MSAPRLRVLFICALNRRRSATAEQLYRQDARLEVRSAGLREGSRRRLTAADLDWADAVMVMEREHLRRLREQFPDAALPPVAVLDIPDHYEFMQPELQELLRATIEPELAALLG
- a CDS encoding BatD family protein codes for the protein MRLVRFAFVFLTLAAATLLRAQSVRWENGDGSAVLLVFEDCEPDGDPVLPAIPNATLTLNDRSTTVNMVNMSVTRSVILGYLVQARRAGPLQIPAFTVKTNKGALRVAAFNGAAPTVSADSVATSKLIPERTTVWAGEVFGLTYRLTAASRNNPQFGRFTFDWNAAPLVAEAWSNPTGAETVIDGQRHIVATTSTRAYAKSTPSVTLDAVHQVVQVQTGAVGFGLFSQARMEPVSITSDQPVLEVRPLPAAPPGFTGAVGQFKLTSKVVPADASVGEPVTWTLELTGTGNWPEINALPSREVAKDFEVVQPKAKRTTAEGKLFEATLTEDVVLVPTKAGRYTLGPVTFAYFDPKAGRYETIQTERTTITIKPPMTVSMVGATVGSPNATAGVSAAPAAPAPRAPGLPGSIPRDALAGRGDAPRPLALRPLLAWLIAPFGGVLLLWLALAWRRALRTDPIRPRREAHARLTGLLTQMQASAGTPAPEQLRAWQRDSATLWGVAHAAPATWVLAAATNDARGGSNSPTDGAAWATLWREADRALYGPRPELPADWVARAEAALEAKRIPSFQPHRLFLPRNLLPFAAALAVAALLPLTAFAVPALAPEASYRAGNFAAAEEGWRAALAQNSTDWIAHHNLSLALTQQDKAGPAAAHAVAALVQHPNDPAVRWNFAYTAGKAGFAPDPLMPLLKDGPTHAIATLAGPAGWQRWLIVAAGIDALALGLMLVNAYGPRRRALFWTASGAGAAAIVLALVALFGLRVYGETAHADAVITWETTTLRSIPTEADTTQKTSALPAGSVARVDREFVGWKRLVFSNGQTGWVRQEELVPLW
- a CDS encoding VWA domain-containing protein gives rise to the protein MSFAWPQLLWLLLLPVAMLAWELGRRRRLTAAALHPKILRAEVGTHALDLVSDPGVASRQRLRPWLLLGLAFAIVAIARPQWGRIEEPMLDQSREIILALDLSRSMLAPDVKPSRLERSKLLIQALLEKLKGERVGLVVFSGTAFLQSPLSADYEILREFLPALKPEFLPEGGTNYTALIDTTLDAFGGSGAADRFLIILSDGEALDSAWQARVETLKKKGVRVIGLGVGTPGGSMIPDGSGGFVKDDRGAVVLSRLESDTLQQLAQATGGQYRDASAWVDLANLVEETVNAGRKGAFTEMKTVRLVDRFQWPLAFALWCFLVSFYYEFPVRPRPREISLRGTPPDGDAARKRAAPGPAAGAALLLLGLGLALGTASRVTAQVKIAPPPPPASPAGKGSAEPPALAKIVGRLATADRQSARDWADMAGATVSWGTQLQSSQGQVPAGPVNDALRAVELGRALDPKVTDWDKLREQLEALLQRPDQKPPPEQQKQQQQKQQQQNQDQSKQNPSQQDQPPKQDPQQQNQEQKQPPEQKPDEQKNDSSPSPQNSKPDTPPKDQPPAFGDMKQPPPPPPPSKDTQKVGGAPEKRPTPEQQDPNMAVPLEKLEQLKNQDSPAELFQLMQAPERRDQKKPKKDW
- a CDS encoding VWA domain-containing protein; protein product: MTLVFHDPLWLLALLALPLLAWLRGRRHLPVLLVPFAAAWHRKSLTAPARWPMALGFTGLVLLIGALARPQRVEDKRETRSEGYDIMLCVDVSGSMLWEEGPRPGEYPNRLQVIKPIIQGFIDRRPHDRIGLVLFGRRAYTVAPLTFDHEWISRQLARVKVGMVDAEGTVIGDGLGTTLNRMEQEQRISGGHRMGAFIVLLTDGAESTDPETGTPLSTLPPREAARIAASKNIPIYTIAVGRDGYVWVPVDIRGTTRYTQRFSREVDPTLLKQIAEDTGGHFFRAEDKDTVEKAFAAIDRAKKIEFQSKSYLVTTELFWWLAIPGLAALLAAALATWPGWRREALA
- a CDS encoding DUF58 domain-containing protein produces the protein MPTPPRDPKLENPLALLRQLEWRVRHAVENVLSGEYRSAFRGRGMEFDQVVKYEFGDDVRDIDWNVTARLGEPYRKKFVEEREVTVLIVFEDSPSLRFGSGAQSKREALLELAGLVMLLGAVNRDRVGFVHATPGGHVYREPVRGRGQILHAAATLLARPEPPLTDAPLELPWRFLARAAPKHSILIWLGDFPPRPKPDGWLLLQRRYQTMGFRVDDPWDRGLPPGQAFAAYDPTARRLVTLEGSAAERAAHAAWRAQRDEHWHALFPDPLGRLVVGTDQNRLDALVRFFHARMVAARH